In Cinclus cinclus chromosome 13, bCinCin1.1, whole genome shotgun sequence, a genomic segment contains:
- the CLK3 gene encoding dual specificity protein kinase CLK3 isoform X1, whose translation MHHCRRFRSPQQDGELGHRWKRRRSRSREYEGRLRYPPRRDLSRRSRSRSHERMPYQRRCRRDSDAYRLEERSPSFGEEYYPARPRAWRRSRGREQHRPRRYQQHCRRRRSRSCSSSSSRSQQSSKRSRSVEDDKEGHLVCRIGDWLQERYEIVGSLGEGTFGKVVECVDHARGKSQVALKIIKNVGKYREAARLEINVLKKIKEKDKENKFLCVLMSDWFNFHGHMCIAFELLGKNTFEFLKENNFQPYPLPQIRHMAYQLCHALRFLHDNQLTHTDLKPENILFVNSDFDTLYNENKSCEQKSIRNTSIRVADFGSATFDHEHHTTIVATRHYRPPEVILELGWAQPCDVWSTGCILFEYYRGFTLFQTHENREHLVMMEKILGPLPSHMVHKTRKQKYFHNGNLVWDENTSDGRYVQENCKPLRTYMLHDSLEHAQLFDLMRRMLEFDPSQRITFSEALLHPFFAGLSAEERMLCGRGTSRDLSR comes from the exons ATGCATCACTGCAGGAGGTTCCGGTCCCCGCAGCAGGACGGCGAGCTGGGGCACCGGTGGAAGCGGCGGCGGTCGCGGAGCAGGGAGTACGAGGGCAGGCTGCGGTACCCGCCCCGCAGGGACCTCTCCCGGAGATCCAGATCCAGGAG CCACGAGAGGATGCCTTACCAGCGCCGATGCCGGCGGGACAGCGATGCCTACAGGCTGGAGGAGCGCAGCCCATCCTTTGGGGAGGAATATTACCCGGCACGCCCGCGCGCCTGGCGGCGCTCccggggcagggagcagcaccgGCCCAGGAGATACCAGCAGCACTGCCGGAGACGCAGGAGCAGGTCTTGTAGCAGTTCCTCCTCG AGAAGCCAGCAGAGCAGTAAGCGCAGCAGGAGCGTGGAAGATGACAAGGAAGGTCACCTGGTGTGCAGGATCGGCGATTGGCTTCAAGAGCGAT ATGAAATCGTTGGCAGCCTTGGCGAAGGCACTTTTGGGAAAGTGGTGGAGTGCGTGGACCACGCCAG AGGCAAATCACAGGTGGCACTGAAAATCATAAAGAACGTTGGGAAATACCGAGAGGCTGCCAGGCTGGAAATCAACGTCCTGAAGAAAATCAAggagaaggacaaggagaaCAAGTT cctgtgcGTCCTGATGTCGGACTGGTTCAACTTCCACGGCCACATGTGCATTGCCTTTGAGCTCCTGGGCAAGAACACGTTCGAGTTCCTGAAGGAGAACAACTTCCAGCCGTACCCGCTGCCGCAGATCCGGCACATGGCCTACCAGCTGTGCCATGCCCTGAGAT TTCTACACGACAACCAGCTGACTCACACTGACCTCAAGCcagaaaacatcctgtttgtcAACTCAGATTTTGACACTCTGTACAATGAGAACAAG agctgtgagcagaaaTCCATCCGGAACACGAGCATCCGCGTGGCTGATTTTGGCAGTGCCACCTTTGACCATGAACACCACACCACCATTGTGGCCACCCGGCACTACCGACCCCCAGAAGTGATTCTGG agctgggctgggcacagccctgtgATGTCTGGAGCACTGGCTGCATTCTGTTTGAGTATTACCGTGGCTTCACGCTCTTCCAG ACCCACGAGAACCGCGAGCATCTTGTCATGATGGAAAAAATCCTTGGGCCACTCCCATCTCACATGGTCCACAAAACTCG GAAGCAAAAATACTTCCACAATGGCAACCTGGTGTGGGATGAGAACACATCTGATGGCAGATACGTCCAGGAGAACTGCAAACCCCTGAGG ACGTACATGCTGCACGACTCGCTGGAGCACGCGCAGCTCTTTGACCTGATGAGGAGGATGCTGGAATTCGACCCCTCCCAGCGGATCACGTTCTCGGAGGCCCTCCTGCACCCTTTCTTTGCCGGGCTCTCGGCAGAGGAGCGGATGCTGTGCGGGCGTGGCACCAGCCGGGACCTGAGCAGATGA
- the CLK3 gene encoding dual specificity protein kinase CLK3 isoform X2: MCLCVLMSDWFNFHGHMCIAFELLGKNTFEFLKENNFQPYPLPQIRHMAYQLCHALRFLHDNQLTHTDLKPENILFVNSDFDTLYNENKSCEQKSIRNTSIRVADFGSATFDHEHHTTIVATRHYRPPEVILELGWAQPCDVWSTGCILFEYYRGFTLFQTHENREHLVMMEKILGPLPSHMVHKTRKQKYFHNGNLVWDENTSDGRYVQENCKPLRTYMLHDSLEHAQLFDLMRRMLEFDPSQRITFSEALLHPFFAGLSAEERMLCGRGTSRDLSR; encoded by the exons ATGTG cctgtgcGTCCTGATGTCGGACTGGTTCAACTTCCACGGCCACATGTGCATTGCCTTTGAGCTCCTGGGCAAGAACACGTTCGAGTTCCTGAAGGAGAACAACTTCCAGCCGTACCCGCTGCCGCAGATCCGGCACATGGCCTACCAGCTGTGCCATGCCCTGAGAT TTCTACACGACAACCAGCTGACTCACACTGACCTCAAGCcagaaaacatcctgtttgtcAACTCAGATTTTGACACTCTGTACAATGAGAACAAG agctgtgagcagaaaTCCATCCGGAACACGAGCATCCGCGTGGCTGATTTTGGCAGTGCCACCTTTGACCATGAACACCACACCACCATTGTGGCCACCCGGCACTACCGACCCCCAGAAGTGATTCTGG agctgggctgggcacagccctgtgATGTCTGGAGCACTGGCTGCATTCTGTTTGAGTATTACCGTGGCTTCACGCTCTTCCAG ACCCACGAGAACCGCGAGCATCTTGTCATGATGGAAAAAATCCTTGGGCCACTCCCATCTCACATGGTCCACAAAACTCG GAAGCAAAAATACTTCCACAATGGCAACCTGGTGTGGGATGAGAACACATCTGATGGCAGATACGTCCAGGAGAACTGCAAACCCCTGAGG ACGTACATGCTGCACGACTCGCTGGAGCACGCGCAGCTCTTTGACCTGATGAGGAGGATGCTGGAATTCGACCCCTCCCAGCGGATCACGTTCTCGGAGGCCCTCCTGCACCCTTTCTTTGCCGGGCTCTCGGCAGAGGAGCGGATGCTGTGCGGGCGTGGCACCAGCCGGGACCTGAGCAGATGA